AATTATTGTtaattctgtcttttttttttttttggtcagattGGAAATCTGCAGCTGCACAAAGTGGAtgaacttgattgccttgtaaagGGCTTAATGTATATAGATTCCGTCAGTTTTAACGGACAGGCGGAGTGCTATTATTTTGGCAATGCCTCAGAACCCGAAAGATGCCAAAAGATGCCTTTTAACCTAGATGACCCTTACCCGCTGTTGGTTGTAAACATTGGTTCTGGAGTCAGCATTTTAGCGGTCCACTCCAAAGACAACTATAAAAGGGTGACAGGAACAAGGTAGttacctttttatttttaatataacTCACATCTTCAGACTACTTAGTATACAAGCTCTAAGCCTGTAGCAGTGGCTTAGGTGGccaggatggggaaagaggttCCAGACTTGGCTGGAATTACTTCCTTTTGAAATGATTTGACTTTCCATGTTTGAGGATTGGATGGGTAAGTCGGCTTCTCCTTTCCCtgtggctttttatttttttaagctttTTTCTTAGTTGCTCTAGTGAGGTTGGCGGGGACAGGTGTAACGgctgtgtgtttgggtgtgttgGGAGGGCTGCActggggaaggggaaacaggTGGAGGTGGGCTGGAAGTCTACCACCTGCCTAACCCGGGCTTATCTCTGCCCCCGCAACCCCCGGCTATGACTAGGGCAGCTGCAAGCTGGGAAGGGTGTCAACTGGGTTGGTGCTGTCAAATAAAAGTAAAGAAAAAGTCAGCCAGTTATGGAGACTGGGCCAGTCGGCCTGGGGGTGGATGAGTAgtacagcttagtacagagctctgcacacggtaagcgctccgtaaatatgattggttgctgAGGGGAGGTTGAGGTTGGTGGCTATGGCCAGACTAActcaaaaagaaaataaagaataaaGGAGAAGAGAACGGTGGGATGAAAGGGGAGCAGGTGCAAGGATGGCTTATAAGAAAGTTGCCCCAGGGAGGAGGCAGGCGGGTAGAAGCAGTGTAAACAGTggacctctctgcagctaaaattGTCCCTCCAgtctggaagctcgttgtgggcagggaatgtgtctgtttattgttgcattgtactctcccaagtgcttagtacagtgttctgcacacagtaagtgttcaataagcacaactgaatgaattgtactaagcattgggatggatacaagccaatcaggttgtacacagtccatgtcccacatgggctcacagtcttaatcgccattttatagatgaagtaaatgaggcacagagaagttgtgacttgcccaatgtcacacagcagacaagcggcagagccggggttaggactaATAGGCTAGAGGCTTGCTGCTTCAAGTATTATACCAATTTTGTATTTAAATTTAATTAGTCTCAGTTTATTAATTAAATTTAAATATAAAATACTTCTAGAATACTTTCCTTTGGAAATATAAGTATTATTGGGCTTTCCTAAACCATAGTTTACTTACCTAGAGGAATCTTTCTCTTGTCACTTGTTTGATATTCATAGTGGCTGAATGAATTAACTAAAATGTAATTTGGGGGTTACTGGTGCTTCACAGGGTAAATCTAGAGAATGTCCTTTGGGTCCCACAGATTTTGGCTGGTGATGCTTGGTCCATGTCAGAAATATGACAGATGGTCTCAGTCATACTTAGATATTTTATTTGTTTTCAAGTATTATTAAGGTTTTTATTCCATGTGatgctcagtctctttcaaggaGAGGATTAAATTGTTAATTCCCAGAATAAGTTGCTTACTAGGGAATCTTAGTAGCTAATAAGCAGGTGATTACAATTGAAATAGATTAGAAGCTTCTTTGCAAAGTGGTTTAATCGGGTTTCATTAGAACCTGCCATCTCTCTTGGGCTAATTTCATTTAGCACATAAATGAAACCTTTTTATTCAGATTTTGCTATTTTCAAGAATCGCTTAGTTGGCAGCCATAGATTTGAGGAGGTATTTTaaagagtcaaaaaaaaaaaacagtctttCTTGTCCACTGAATAAAGACTAGGGACTGTTAAGAAATATTGAATGTATTTGGTTATGGGAAACCTGCAGATTCCATGCATCTTGCtaagtaaaataaaatttaaaattagAATAGTTCTATTGTAATTCAGTATTAAATGTGATCAATGTTTTTGGCACTAGTTGATTTTTGTTCTGGAACTTGAAATATCTTTTTGGAAAATGGAGCAAAAACAGGTTATTTGAATCAGCTCTACTGAACTTCTTGGAATAATTAATTTTGACTTGACAGGTATTCCTTCAAACCATATAACTCCATTAGCAATACCAGATCAAATTATATACTCACTTCCTTCTAAAGATCTCATAGCTCTACCCATATCTTTTCACAGAATTCCTATAAGATAGGAAAGCAGATATCTCATTTTTAGAAATGGGAGAATTGAGACAAGGAGGTCAACTTAACTTTACCCAGCTCACCAAATCAGTCACGAACCCgaactgactttttttttggcACATGTCTTCGTGATGGAATTAAAGCTCAAGTTTTGatgattcagtccccatttttcaccTACTCCCTATGTATTTAATGTATCTTGTCCAGGATTCTTCCTTAGCTCCTTATTGGGGAATGCATGTTATCTGAGTAATGTTGGGGAGAATCTTAATCAAACTCATAACCCCAAGTTTTCTTTTATCTTAGCCTTGGAGGAGGTACTTTCTTAGGTTTGTGCAGTTTGTTGACTGGCTGTGGAAGTTTTGAAGAAGCTCTCGAAATGGCATCCAAAGGCGACAGCACACAAGCAGACAAATTGGTCCGGGATATTTATGGAGGAGACTATGAAAGATTTGGCTTGCCAGGATGGGCTGTAGCATCTAGGTAAGCATCTCCTTATGCTTCCCTCACTGAGCTTGTTTAGTTTTGAGCTTagactaaacgtttgggaaaccATATGCATTGGAGACTAATGTGTAATGAGGTTGGTATATTAAAATAACAGAAAGATGAATTTGGGACAAAGATTTTGAATTCTTCACAGTACAGAAGTAATTCCCAGATTTTGTTATGCTTCCTATTAGTAGTTTTCAATATAATGAAGGAAGCAGTCATACAAAACAGAGGAAAAGCAAGGCTAAAGTAAGGAGTCAAGTGAATATGCCAGGTTGAAATATCAGGGAAAAAAGAGAGTAAGTGTGCAAGTGAATATTtaggaagcacttactaagcagtgtggcctagtggatagagccatgggcctgggagtcagaaagacctaggttctaatcctggctctgccacttgtttcctgtgtgtgaccttgggcaaatcacttaacttctctgtgcctcattttacctcatctgttaaatggagattaagaccatgagccctatgatgagccctatgtgggacagggactgtgtccaacctgattaatttgtatctaccccagcacttagtacagtgcctggctcttagtaagtgtttaatacataccataaaaaagcactattattgctactattaataatgatggtatttgttaagcgcttactatgtaccaagcaataataataataatgttggtatttgttaagcgcttactatgtgccgagcactgttctaagcgctagggtagacataggagaatcaggttgtcccaaatgggggctcacagtcttaatccccattttacagatgaggtaactgaggcccagagaagttaagtgacttgcccacagtcacacagctgacaagtggccgagccgggatttgaactcatgacctctgactccaaagcccgtgctctttccactgagccacgctgcttcgttctaagcgctggggtagatacagagtaatcaggttgtcccacatggggctcacagtcttaatccccattttacagatgaggtaactgaggcacagagaagtgaagtggcttgccctagatcgcacagcagacaagttgtgggagcggggattagaacccacgtcctctgactcccaggcctgtgctcttgccactaagtcacactgcttcatttgGCTATTATGTAGATATATCAGTGCTGAGGATGGCAAGAAAAAGTCAGGTGCTGAAGATGGATATGACTTGTGGTGGGGATTGGAGACAGCTTCCTGAAAGAGATGAGCCTCTAGGCTTGTGGTGTGGCAGATTTAAGAGATGACAGAGTTGGAGGGAGGAAATTAGAGgcatgggaggagcaaagagtgagagAAGTTGGAGAACGGCACTTCTTTAAAATAGGCAGATGACAAAATATTGTTTGTGAATACAGCATGTTCATGAAAGTTTTAAAAATGTCCTTAATCTTCATGAATTAAGATAGTATTTACAGGTTTGTGGCTGATTCCTCTGCTAAGTTTTGAGGCATCAGATCATAGTATTTCTAGTACtaggtctgatttttttttttctctctctcccccccccccccgcccccaattctTTTCCCCCTTGTTCTAGTTTTGGAAATATGATTTACAAGGAGAAACAGGAATCTGTTAGTAAAGAAGATCTGGCCAGAGCCACTTTAGTTACTATCACTAACAATATTGGCTCCATAGCACGGATGTGTGCTGTTAATGAGGTAAGCTTTGAGCTCTAAATTTTCACAAAATCAACATAAATCTGCCGGAACCTAGTAGGGTGACATTGAATTCCCTAAGGAGGTGATGTGGAATGTCTGAATTCAGTCTAAACCACGTTTGCCTGCCAGATATTCGCATAACAAGAAAGTTAGTTTAGAAGAGAAGTCTATCAGGAAACAGAAAATTCAAACCATTTAACTGCACAACCAAGTAGtagttcaaaaaaaaaatgaatgtgaaACTGTTTTAGCCAACTGCAGATCCAAATTATTTGTGTCTTAAACTATTAGAATGAAAACTTGAACTGTAAACATGTGGAAGATTGCTCCTTGCCCTCGGCTTCTTTACAGTGCTGCCTTGTTGCATATGGATCAAGCAGCATTGTACAGGGCTATGAGGGCATTGAGACTTTATCTTCAAAGAAAAAATGTGGATTTGAAATGTAGCTTGGTTATTTCAGATTATATTTAATAATTTAAGTTGCAATATTATCCTTTCAGTGTTAATTAGTACTTTTAATGCAAATTATTAATATTTGAGTGTTCTGAATTAAAATCTTCTTATCCCTGATGGTTTTCCAGAAATAATTTTGcctatagcttttttttttctttatagggTTTGGAATAGAAGCCCTCTCATTTGTTCTTATCTTTCCAGAAAATTAACAGAGTTGTCTTTGTTGGAAACTTTTTACGAGTCAATACTCTGTCGATGAAACTCCTGGCATACGCACTGGATTACTGGTCCAAAGGCCAACTGAAAGCATTGTTTCTAGAACATGAG
This genomic stretch from Ornithorhynchus anatinus isolate Pmale09 chromosome X1, mOrnAna1.pri.v4, whole genome shotgun sequence harbors:
- the PANK3 gene encoding pantothenate kinase 3 — protein: MKIKDAKKPSFPWFGMDIGGSLVKLAYFEPIDITAEEEQEEVESLKSIRKYLTSNVAYGSTGIRDVHLELKDLTLFGRRGNLHFIRFPTHDLPTFIQMGRDKNFSTLHTVLCATGGGAYKFEKEFRTIGNLQLHKVDELDCLVKGLMYIDSVSFNGQAECYYFGNASEPERCQKMPFNLDDPYPLLVVNIGSGVSILAVHSKDNYKRVTGTSLGGGTFLGLCSLLTGCGSFEEALEMASKGDSTQADKLVRDIYGGDYERFGLPGWAVASSFGNMIYKEKQESVSKEDLARATLVTITNNIGSIARMCAVNEKINRVVFVGNFLRVNTLSMKLLAYALDYWSKGQLKALFLEHEGYFGAVGALLGLPNFS